A single region of the Selenomonas sp. oral taxon 920 genome encodes:
- a CDS encoding glycoside hydrolase family 13 protein, translating to MKATKWWQNTAVYQIYPKSFNDTRGSGTGDLRGITEKLDYLKDLGAGALWLTPVYPSPMVDNGYDISDYTGINPQFGTLADMEELIAEAKRRDIRIVMDLVYNHSSDQHPWFIESKSSRNNAKSDWYIWRDAKPDGSAPTNWRGIFGGSAWTYCKERGQYYLHTFAEAQPDLNWENPEVRAALFAAANFWLDKGVGGFRIDAITYIKKPAVFEDGTPDAADGMVNVHTMTANTPGILDFLHEFRREVFDGHDIFTVGEANGVSVAELPDWVGENGVFSMLFEFAHVLVPYEDGECWSKMVPWKLTKLKAALSASQAGVKDEGWYPIYFENHDRARSVNYFFPKGGDTRLAAKALATVLMTLRGTPFIYEGEELGMTNVKWDSIKAYDDISSHGQYELALKEGFSPAEALSFVHFNSRDNARTPMQWDTSENAGFTTGTPWLPANENYHTINAEDEEKDADSVLSYYKQIIRLRKTNPVLLSGVYEELLADNEQIYAFSRTAGNRRIVTAVNFSAEEAALPAGFLKGVRLIGSYADAPSTVLRPLEAVVYEEEVK from the coding sequence ATGAAAGCAACGAAATGGTGGCAGAACACCGCCGTCTACCAGATTTACCCGAAGAGCTTCAACGATACCAGGGGAAGCGGCACGGGCGACCTGCGCGGCATCACCGAAAAGCTCGACTATCTGAAGGATCTCGGCGCAGGTGCGCTCTGGCTCACGCCCGTCTATCCATCGCCCATGGTCGACAACGGCTATGACATCAGCGACTACACGGGCATCAATCCCCAGTTCGGCACGCTTGCCGACATGGAGGAACTGATCGCCGAGGCAAAGCGCCGTGACATCCGCATCGTCATGGATCTCGTCTACAACCACAGCTCCGATCAGCATCCGTGGTTTATCGAGTCGAAGTCGAGCCGCAATAACGCAAAGAGCGACTGGTACATCTGGCGCGATGCGAAGCCCGACGGCAGTGCGCCGACGAACTGGCGAGGCATCTTCGGCGGCTCTGCGTGGACGTACTGCAAAGAGCGCGGGCAGTACTACCTCCACACCTTTGCCGAGGCGCAGCCCGATCTCAACTGGGAGAATCCAGAGGTACGCGCAGCCCTCTTCGCGGCGGCGAACTTCTGGCTCGACAAGGGCGTCGGCGGCTTCCGCATCGACGCAATCACCTACATCAAAAAGCCCGCTGTCTTTGAGGACGGCACGCCCGACGCGGCGGACGGCATGGTGAACGTCCACACGATGACGGCGAACACGCCCGGCATCCTCGATTTTCTTCACGAGTTCCGCAGGGAGGTCTTTGACGGGCACGACATCTTCACCGTCGGTGAGGCAAACGGTGTCTCGGTCGCGGAGCTCCCCGACTGGGTCGGCGAAAACGGTGTGTTCTCGATGCTGTTCGAGTTCGCGCACGTCCTCGTTCCATACGAGGACGGTGAATGCTGGTCGAAGATGGTGCCGTGGAAGCTCACAAAGCTCAAGGCAGCACTCTCGGCAAGCCAAGCAGGAGTAAAAGACGAGGGGTGGTACCCGATCTACTTCGAAAACCACGACCGCGCACGCTCGGTAAACTACTTCTTCCCGAAGGGCGGAGACACGCGGCTCGCCGCAAAGGCACTCGCAACCGTCCTCATGACTCTGCGCGGTACGCCCTTCATCTACGAGGGTGAGGAACTCGGCATGACCAATGTCAAGTGGGACAGCATAAAGGCCTATGACGATATCTCCTCCCACGGTCAGTACGAGCTCGCGCTCAAAGAAGGTTTCAGTCCCGCAGAGGCGCTGTCCTTCGTTCACTTCAACAGCCGCGACAACGCGCGCACGCCGATGCAGTGGGACACGTCGGAAAATGCGGGCTTTACGACAGGTACGCCGTGGCTGCCCGCGAACGAGAACTATCACACAATCAACGCGGAGGATGAAGAAAAGGATGCGGATTCCGTCCTCTCCTACTACAAGCAGATCATCCGTCTGCGCAAGACGAACCCCGTACTGCTCAGCGGTGTCTATGAGGAACTGCTCGCGGACAATGAGCAGATCTACGCATTCTCGCGTACGGCGGGCAATCGCCGCATCGTTACGGCGGTCAACTTTTCCGCGGAGGAGGCGGCACTGCCCGCAGGATTCCTAAAGGGCGTGCGTCTCATCGGCAGCTATGCAGATGCGCCGAGCACAGTGCTCCGCCCGCTTGAGGCGGTTGTCTATGAGGAGGAGGTAAAATGA
- a CDS encoding HAD-IIB family hydrolase — MKVAASDYDGTLLRGGKIDAETKEGIARWRAAGHKFGVISGRDYGMLVPQLIAYGVEFDYTVCNNGGIIRGADASVRFQAEIDPRALTAIAAEPSAQKSFHFAFSAADVTYLCHHSEGSWIEREAKDWDFPIIYIEESEIGGLTGIQQFSLGFHEPALSDACAAVLNEKLGDMIHAFPNACSLDITPAGISKDEGIKKLLSVMGWNGAEVFAIGDETNDLPMLKAWNGYSLTTARPEIQAQAKQVFPSVGAMLDHFR, encoded by the coding sequence ATGAAGGTAGCGGCAAGCGATTACGACGGCACGCTCCTCAGGGGCGGCAAAATCGACGCGGAGACGAAGGAGGGCATCGCCCGTTGGCGTGCGGCAGGGCACAAGTTCGGCGTCATCTCGGGGCGCGACTACGGGATGCTCGTCCCCCAGCTCATTGCGTACGGCGTAGAGTTTGACTACACCGTCTGCAACAACGGCGGCATCATACGAGGTGCGGATGCATCCGTACGATTTCAGGCAGAGATTGACCCTCGTGCGCTCACAGCGATTGCGGCGGAGCCGAGCGCACAGAAGTCGTTCCACTTCGCCTTCTCAGCGGCAGATGTGACCTATCTCTGCCACCACTCAGAGGGATCGTGGATCGAACGCGAGGCAAAGGACTGGGACTTCCCCATCATCTACATTGAGGAGAGCGAGATCGGGGGGCTGACGGGGATTCAGCAGTTCTCGCTCGGCTTCCATGAACCAGCGCTGTCCGATGCGTGTGCCGCCGTCCTGAACGAGAAACTCGGAGATATGATCCACGCATTCCCGAATGCATGCAGCCTCGACATCACGCCCGCCGGCATCAGCAAAGACGAGGGCATCAAGAAGCTCCTCTCTGTCATGGGCTGGAACGGCGCAGAGGTATTCGCCATCGGCGACGAGACGAATGACCTGCCCATGCTCAAGGCTTGGAATGGGTACTCGCTCACCACGGCGCGCCCCGAGATTCAGGCACAGGCAAAGCAGGTGTTCCCGAGCGTTGGGGCGATGCTCGATCATTTTCGTTAA
- a CDS encoding hexokinase, whose protein sequence is MGFDREKFDEIKAAFTIDDDALRKIADDFRADMCAGLAGKEGATLRMLRSYAGLPSGKEHGSFLALDFGGTNVRAQRILLKGGGEYEVLSRVAKPLTLPGVYDYVSADATAEEMFDFLAGIIDEAIDGNRETKYLLGHTFSFPSQQTNLNNAKLIVWTKEFATQGVEGKVVNDLLKEALARRGMTNVIPVAVINDTVAVLLAAAYKHEHTYIGSIYATGQNTCYYEEFADGSEPPTVINMESGGFGNLPFSKYDDILDRESEQPGAQRLEKMVSGRYLGTLYGAALADLLGADGVYPFSSIELSEIITDAYLDRHAAGAVIEAKTGMTFTAAERALLQELATAVIVRSARIVAATYVAIIQHRMGENELENQFVAVDGSVYEKVPLVAHHLRGALDTLLLDEAVNVKIILENAGSALGAALAAAMTERK, encoded by the coding sequence ATGGGATTTGATCGTGAAAAATTTGACGAGATAAAGGCAGCCTTCACCATAGACGACGATGCGCTCCGCAAGATCGCCGATGATTTCCGCGCCGATATGTGTGCGGGGCTTGCGGGCAAAGAGGGCGCAACGCTCCGTATGCTCCGCTCCTATGCAGGGCTTCCGAGCGGCAAGGAGCACGGCTCCTTCCTCGCGCTCGACTTTGGCGGCACGAACGTCCGTGCCCAGCGCATCCTCCTCAAGGGCGGCGGCGAATACGAGGTGCTGAGCAGGGTCGCAAAACCGCTCACCCTCCCAGGTGTCTATGACTACGTCAGCGCAGATGCGACGGCGGAGGAGATGTTTGACTTCCTCGCCGGCATCATCGACGAAGCAATCGACGGGAATCGGGAGACGAAATACCTCCTCGGACATACCTTCTCCTTCCCCTCACAGCAGACCAACCTCAACAACGCGAAGCTCATCGTCTGGACGAAGGAGTTCGCCACGCAGGGGGTCGAGGGCAAGGTCGTCAACGACCTGCTCAAGGAGGCGCTTGCACGGCGCGGCATGACAAATGTCATTCCCGTCGCTGTCATCAACGATACGGTTGCGGTGCTGCTCGCGGCGGCGTACAAGCACGAGCACACCTACATCGGATCGATCTACGCGACGGGGCAGAACACCTGCTACTATGAGGAGTTCGCAGACGGCAGTGAACCGCCGACCGTCATCAACATGGAGTCGGGTGGCTTTGGGAATCTGCCCTTCTCCAAATACGACGATATTCTGGATCGGGAATCCGAGCAGCCCGGCGCACAGCGTCTGGAAAAGATGGTGTCGGGACGCTACCTCGGGACACTCTACGGTGCGGCACTTGCAGATCTCCTCGGTGCAGACGGGGTCTATCCGTTTTCGAGCATCGAGCTCTCCGAGATCATCACCGATGCCTACCTCGACCGCCATGCGGCAGGTGCGGTCATCGAGGCAAAGACGGGCATGACCTTCACCGCCGCCGAACGTGCCCTGCTGCAGGAACTCGCGACTGCCGTCATTGTCCGCTCTGCGCGCATTGTTGCAGCGACCTATGTCGCCATCATTCAGCACCGCATGGGTGAGAACGAGCTCGAGAACCAGTTCGTCGCCGTCGACGGCTCCGTCTATGAGAAAGTACCGCTCGTCGCACATCACCTGCGCGGCGCGCTCGACACCCTCCTCCTGGACGAGGCGGTCAACGTCAAGATCATTCTCGAAAACGCCGGCTCCGCCCTCGGTGCAGCACTCGCCGCCGCCATGACAGAGAGAAAATAA
- a CDS encoding glutathione reductase, whose amino-acid sequence MGDLFREVQLFLAAPSEHRDEFDASDALIWVDWGDEDESVLSYLNDVLPEEAQIDYECVDSETERGFDILLKKDGEAHAVPYAADAADRDTTLKAAQEYLAPAYEIRWYMGSLGSDTLAFTVLRTDDWEKLEREFDAEQVAYYFAPIYADSQMFEMDVDEVSDLLEQRKQ is encoded by the coding sequence ATGGGTGACTTGTTTCGTGAGGTGCAATTGTTCCTCGCCGCTCCGAGCGAGCATAGGGACGAATTTGACGCGAGCGATGCTCTGATCTGGGTGGACTGGGGCGACGAGGATGAGAGTGTTCTTTCCTATTTGAATGATGTTCTTCCGGAGGAGGCACAGATCGACTACGAATGTGTGGACTCTGAGACGGAGCGTGGATTTGATATTCTGCTGAAAAAAGATGGAGAGGCACACGCCGTCCCCTACGCGGCAGATGCTGCGGACAGGGATACGACGCTCAAGGCGGCGCAGGAATACCTCGCACCCGCATACGAGATTCGATGGTATATGGGTTCGCTCGGCAGTGATACGCTTGCATTCACGGTTCTTCGAACAGACGATTGGGAGAAGCTGGAACGGGAGTTTGATGCGGAGCAGGTCGCCTATTATTTCGCGCCGATTTACGCAGACAGTCAGATGTTCGAGATGGACGTGGACGAAGTCTCTGATCTGCTGGAGCAGAGAAAACAATAG
- a CDS encoding AtpZ/AtpI family protein: MEQKKAPPPSGMAEALRAFGLLSGVGIYFLVFLGIFIFLGKCADDFLGTGRTCTIVGIVLGFPAAIYSLYRQLKYYKLV; the protein is encoded by the coding sequence ATGGAGCAGAAGAAAGCGCCGCCTCCATCGGGCATGGCGGAGGCACTGCGCGCCTTCGGACTCCTTTCGGGAGTGGGCATCTACTTCCTTGTCTTTCTCGGCATCTTCATTTTCCTCGGTAAATGTGCCGACGACTTCCTCGGCACGGGGCGTACCTGTACCATCGTCGGCATCGTCCTCGGCTTCCCCGCGGCGATTTACTCGCTCTATCGGCAGCTGAAGTATTATAAACTTGTGTGA
- the wecB gene encoding non-hydrolyzing UDP-N-acetylglucosamine 2-epimerase, with protein sequence MTGKIKVMSIFGTRPEAIKMAPVVRQLMRHTDAIETRTLVTAQHREMLDQVLHLFHIVPDYDLNIMAAGQTLFDITSRAMLGINEVFQQERPNLVLVHGDTTTTFAGALAAYYHQIPVGHVEAGLRTHDIYSPFPEEMNRRLTGGIATLHFAPTPTAHANLRAEGIPEGRIFVTGNTVIDALHHTVRPDYVLPAELRGVDFADHRVLLVTTHRRENLGEPMRHVYRAIRDIIEELGDVEVIFPVHRNPKVREIVREELGGLERVHLIDPLDYEPFANLMARVDIVLTDSGGIQEEAPSLGKPVLVLRDTTERPEAVTAGTVRLIGTDERRVYEETMRLLTEPTAYTHMAEAVNPYGDGKAAHRIIEAILYHAGHAQTPPEPFQSA encoded by the coding sequence ATGACCGGCAAAATCAAAGTCATGTCGATCTTTGGCACACGTCCCGAGGCGATCAAGATGGCGCCTGTCGTCAGGCAGCTCATGCGTCATACGGACGCAATCGAGACGCGGACGCTCGTCACGGCGCAGCACCGCGAGATGCTCGATCAGGTACTGCACCTCTTCCATATCGTTCCGGACTATGACCTCAACATCATGGCGGCGGGGCAGACCCTCTTTGACATCACCTCACGCGCCATGCTCGGCATCAACGAGGTGTTCCAGCAGGAACGTCCCAATCTCGTGCTCGTTCACGGCGACACGACTACCACCTTTGCCGGCGCGCTCGCTGCATACTACCATCAGATCCCCGTCGGACACGTCGAGGCGGGGCTTCGAACGCATGACATCTATTCCCCGTTCCCCGAGGAGATGAACCGCCGCCTTACGGGCGGCATCGCGACCCTGCACTTCGCACCGACGCCGACCGCACATGCGAATCTTCGTGCTGAAGGGATTCCCGAGGGGCGCATCTTCGTCACGGGGAACACCGTTATTGACGCACTGCACCACACCGTACGCCCCGACTATGTACTCCCTGCAGAACTCCGCGGCGTGGACTTTGCAGATCATCGCGTCCTCCTTGTCACGACGCATCGACGGGAGAATCTCGGCGAACCGATGCGTCATGTCTATCGTGCGATTCGCGACATCATCGAGGAACTGGGTGACGTAGAGGTCATCTTCCCCGTGCACCGCAATCCGAAGGTGCGCGAGATTGTCCGTGAGGAGTTGGGCGGGCTTGAACGTGTCCACCTCATCGACCCGCTCGACTATGAACCGTTTGCAAACCTCATGGCGCGCGTCGATATCGTGCTCACAGACTCGGGCGGCATCCAGGAGGAAGCTCCCTCTCTCGGCAAGCCAGTGCTTGTTCTGCGTGACACGACCGAGCGCCCTGAGGCAGTCACGGCGGGAACGGTGCGCCTCATCGGCACGGATGAGCGACGCGTCTACGAGGAGACCATGCGCCTCCTCACCGAGCCGACCGCGTACACGCATATGGCAGAGGCAGTGAATCCTTACGGCGACGGTAAGGCCGCGCACCGCATCATCGAGGCGATCCTCTATCACGCAGGACATGCGCAGACACCGCCGGAGCCGTTCCAGAGTGCGTAG
- a CDS encoding glycosyltransferase family 4 protein — MPDNVLAFMIALGTALVLTPAVIAFARRTGALDQPDARKVHARPIPRIGGIGIYAAFMVSILVQLIFVELTPEFMMSLIGLMVGGTIIVAIGIIDDYCDLPAKVKLLGQILAAAVLVIGFDVRIDFITDPLGDFIYLELFAIPATIFWIVGLTNTVNLIDGLDGLAAGVSSIAAVTIFLVAMEEGIPFVAMVTAALAGAAVGFLYYNFNPARIFMGDTGSMFLGFMLAGISVVGAVKSAATIALIVPILALGLPILDTTFAIVRRARNHRPIFKPDKGHLHHRLLAHGFTQKQAVLLMYIVSALFGLCALALTTVSTQAAVLIVLIVAAAVFVGARKLGILQMDAPQQK; from the coding sequence ATGCCCGATAATGTCTTAGCATTTATGATCGCACTCGGTACGGCGCTCGTACTGACACCTGCGGTCATTGCCTTTGCACGCCGCACGGGAGCGCTGGATCAGCCCGACGCGCGCAAGGTGCACGCGCGTCCCATCCCGCGCATCGGCGGTATTGGAATCTATGCCGCGTTTATGGTGTCGATTCTGGTGCAGCTCATCTTTGTGGAGCTCACCCCCGAATTCATGATGAGCTTGATTGGCCTTATGGTCGGCGGCACGATCATCGTTGCCATCGGCATCATCGACGATTACTGTGATCTGCCGGCAAAGGTGAAGCTGCTTGGGCAGATCCTCGCTGCTGCGGTGCTTGTCATCGGCTTTGACGTACGCATCGACTTCATTACCGATCCGCTGGGCGACTTTATCTATCTCGAACTCTTTGCGATCCCCGCGACGATCTTCTGGATCGTGGGACTGACGAATACCGTCAACCTCATCGACGGACTTGACGGCCTCGCGGCGGGCGTCTCCTCCATCGCTGCCGTCACGATCTTCCTTGTGGCGATGGAGGAGGGCATTCCCTTTGTCGCAATGGTGACGGCGGCGCTCGCGGGTGCGGCAGTCGGATTTCTCTACTACAACTTCAATCCCGCACGCATCTTTATGGGCGACACGGGGAGTATGTTCCTCGGCTTTATGCTTGCAGGCATCTCTGTGGTCGGTGCCGTTAAGAGCGCAGCGACGATTGCACTTATCGTGCCGATCCTCGCGCTCGGACTGCCGATTCTCGATACAACCTTTGCCATTGTGCGCCGTGCACGCAACCATCGCCCGATCTTCAAGCCGGACAAGGGGCATCTCCATCATCGGCTGCTCGCTCACGGCTTTACGCAGAAACAGGCAGTGCTGCTCATGTACATTGTGAGCGCGCTTTTCGGACTCTGCGCACTCGCGCTTACGACGGTCAGCACGCAGGCGGCCGTCCTCATTGTTCTGATTGTTGCGGCGGCAGTGTTCGTCGGCGCACGCAAGCTGGGCATCCTGCAGATGGATGCGCCGCAGCAGAAATAA
- a CDS encoding RuvX/YqgF family protein has protein sequence MSRPVLAIDPGREKCGIAVLAADGTVIEQEILPTQYFVAMIGGLLREYEPTVIMGNGTTSAAAKARVEELGYEVTLVDEYRTTDAAKSAYWEAHPPRGWRRFVPRGMLVPPVPVDDFAAVILAERFLREQ, from the coding sequence ATGAGCCGTCCCGTCCTTGCGATTGACCCCGGACGCGAGAAATGCGGTATTGCCGTGCTTGCGGCGGACGGCACGGTCATTGAACAGGAAATCTTGCCGACGCAGTATTTCGTCGCCATGATCGGCGGGCTGCTCAGAGAATATGAGCCGACTGTCATTATGGGCAACGGTACGACGAGCGCGGCGGCAAAGGCGCGCGTGGAGGAGCTTGGCTATGAAGTCACTCTCGTCGATGAGTATCGAACGACAGATGCGGCAAAGAGTGCCTACTGGGAGGCACATCCGCCGCGCGGCTGGCGGCGGTTCGTGCCGCGCGGAATGCTTGTGCCGCCGGTGCCTGTGGATGATTTCGCCGCCGTGATCCTTGCAGAGAGGTTCCTGAGAGAACAGTGA
- a CDS encoding DUF3084 domain-containing protein — translation MYGITLIFVLAVVGGVIAFIGDRLGTRIGKKKLSIFGLRPRHTAVIVTIFTGICITTVTFGIMAAVSENVRTALFGMDRLNAMIADTRAALDFTSGELERAKSAQEQASGELKKSEEEIARLSGEQEDLRAESDRLSAGNRALMMEKEGLISLNAKLSGENETLLADIHTLGVRANTLRENILSLREGNIIYQAGEIIASGIIPASLSHDEIERGLAGIAQLGTRNISARDGENHTDQDIWIYGPEYDAAVRAIEESPVDMIVRIVAAGNLVRGDEIRASIELYPNRVIYRNGELIIARVYTAEALGNAAEQSVMAFLREVNAAASAKGILPDPLRGTVGVIEGAEFYSLVQELRTHAGAVVISAYADGDTDAMGPLRLKFKIESEGGT, via the coding sequence ATGTACGGCATAACACTTATCTTCGTCCTCGCTGTGGTCGGCGGCGTCATCGCCTTCATCGGTGACCGCCTCGGCACGCGGATCGGCAAGAAAAAACTCTCGATTTTCGGACTGCGACCGCGTCATACGGCAGTTATTGTCACCATCTTTACGGGAATCTGCATTACGACGGTGACATTTGGCATCATGGCGGCGGTCTCCGAAAATGTGCGAACGGCGCTCTTTGGCATGGATCGTCTGAATGCGATGATTGCCGATACGCGCGCGGCGCTCGATTTTACCTCGGGGGAACTCGAACGTGCCAAGAGCGCACAGGAGCAGGCAAGCGGAGAGCTGAAAAAATCAGAAGAGGAGATCGCGCGGCTGAGTGGAGAACAGGAAGACCTGCGCGCCGAGTCGGATCGCCTGTCGGCAGGCAATCGTGCGCTGATGATGGAAAAGGAAGGTCTCATCTCCCTCAATGCGAAGCTCTCCGGTGAAAATGAAACACTGCTTGCTGACATTCATACACTTGGCGTGCGTGCGAATACGCTGCGCGAGAACATCCTCAGTCTGCGTGAGGGCAATATCATATATCAGGCGGGGGAGATTATCGCGAGCGGCATTATCCCCGCAAGTCTGAGTCACGATGAGATTGAGCGCGGGCTGGCAGGCATCGCACAGCTCGGCACGCGGAATATTTCCGCACGGGATGGCGAGAACCACACCGATCAGGATATCTGGATCTACGGTCCCGAGTATGATGCCGCCGTACGTGCGATCGAGGAGAGTCCCGTGGATATGATCGTGCGGATTGTTGCAGCCGGAAATCTCGTACGCGGCGATGAGATCCGTGCCTCCATTGAGCTCTACCCGAACCGCGTGATCTATCGCAACGGGGAGCTGATTATCGCGCGTGTCTACACCGCAGAGGCACTGGGGAATGCTGCCGAGCAGTCGGTCATGGCGTTCCTGCGTGAGGTCAATGCGGCAGCATCGGCGAAGGGGATTCTCCCCGATCCGCTGCGCGGTACGGTCGGCGTCATCGAGGGCGCAGAGTTCTACAGTCTCGTGCAGGAACTTCGCACGCATGCGGGCGCGGTTGTCATCTCCGCCTATGCGGACGGCGATACGGACGCAATGGGACCTCTGCGGCTGAAATTCAAGATTGAGAGCGAGGGTGGAACATGA
- a CDS encoding LptF/LptG family permease, with translation MRLKIRILDKYIFREVFLSFLFAICAFSAVFIGSGTLFRIAQYITDYGASLPSIIKIFVFSLPGVVMWTFPMSMLLASLLTFGRLSSASEITAMKSCGIGFGRIAAPAILLGFVVSVGAVLFNEHVVPRANTAYRNVIYYEIEGNSGMKSQEHLIIKEIENGKIQRLVYARSFEAEQQRLMGVSLQIFGADGKVTHVENAEYAEWTGTEWIMHKGDVYEIADEHLERRMRFERQVLPVQKDPRQIIREQKKPEEMTMRELRHQIALMQTQYVNTTKLETELYQRISIPMASLIFTLIGVPLGLQPTRNSSSAGFAMSVIIIFIYYALMTMGNAFARGEVLPAMLAVWLPNIVGMVAGGILLRRASQ, from the coding sequence ATGCGTCTGAAGATCCGAATCCTCGACAAATACATCTTTCGGGAGGTCTTTCTGTCCTTCCTCTTTGCCATCTGTGCGTTCTCGGCGGTCTTTATCGGCTCGGGCACGCTCTTTCGCATTGCGCAGTATATTACGGACTACGGTGCGTCGCTGCCGTCGATCATCAAGATCTTTGTGTTCAGTCTGCCCGGCGTTGTCATGTGGACATTCCCTATGTCCATGCTGCTCGCGAGTCTCCTGACCTTTGGACGCCTGTCGTCCGCGAGTGAGATCACGGCGATGAAATCCTGCGGCATCGGTTTCGGACGCATCGCCGCACCTGCGATTCTGCTCGGCTTTGTCGTGAGTGTCGGTGCCGTTCTCTTCAACGAGCATGTCGTGCCGCGTGCAAACACGGCGTACCGCAACGTCATCTATTACGAGATCGAGGGCAATTCCGGCATGAAATCGCAGGAGCATCTCATCATTAAGGAGATCGAGAACGGGAAGATCCAGCGGCTCGTGTATGCGCGTTCCTTCGAGGCGGAGCAGCAGCGTCTGATGGGCGTGAGCCTGCAGATCTTTGGCGCAGACGGCAAGGTAACACACGTCGAGAATGCGGAGTATGCGGAGTGGACGGGTACGGAGTGGATCATGCACAAGGGAGACGTCTACGAGATCGCAGACGAACATCTCGAACGCCGCATGCGCTTCGAGCGCCAAGTGCTGCCCGTGCAGAAGGATCCGCGTCAGATCATCCGCGAACAAAAGAAACCGGAGGAGATGACGATGCGCGAGCTGCGCCATCAGATCGCGCTGATGCAGACGCAGTATGTCAATACGACGAAGCTGGAGACAGAGCTCTATCAGCGCATCTCGATTCCGATGGCAAGCCTCATCTTCACACTGATCGGTGTACCGCTCGGACTTCAGCCGACGCGCAACTCCTCGTCAGCCGGATTTGCAATGAGTGTCATCATCATCTTCATCTACTATGCGCTCATGACGATGGGAAATGCATTCGCGCGCGGCGAGGTGCTGCCTGCGATGCTTGCGGTCTGGCTGCCGAACATCGTCGGCATGGTTGCGGGCGGAATTCTCCTGCGGCGTGCCTCACAGTAA
- a CDS encoding biotin/lipoyl-containing protein: MKKFNITVNGTAYEVEVEEVRAAGAAAPAAAPRAAAPAPAAAPAPAAPAAPAAPAATAGAGESSVDAPMPGKIIEVKVSVGQVVKAGDTLLILEAMKMQNEIAAPADGTVKAVNVSAGQSVKVRESLVILG; this comes from the coding sequence ATGAAGAAGTTCAACATCACTGTCAACGGCACTGCTTATGAGGTTGAGGTCGAGGAAGTACGCGCAGCGGGCGCGGCTGCTCCGGCTGCTGCACCGCGCGCGGCAGCACCCGCACCGGCGGCTGCTCCGGCACCTGCGGCTCCCGCAGCACCTGCGGCACCGGCTGCAACGGCGGGCGCGGGCGAGAGCTCCGTGGACGCTCCGATGCCGGGCAAGATCATCGAGGTCAAGGTCTCGGTCGGTCAGGTAGTAAAGGCGGGCGATACGCTCCTCATCCTCGAGGCGATGAAGATGCAGAACGAGATTGCTGCACCTGCAGACGGCACGGTCAAGGCGGTCAACGTCTCGGCAGGCCAGTCGGTCAAGGTTCGCGAGTCCCTCGTCATCCTCGGCTGA